One genomic window of Devosia salina includes the following:
- a CDS encoding transglutaminase-like cysteine peptidase: MNTKFSMKIAGFALVIAMSSVGGAAAYTSQVTIGDLRPPVQVAAITPLSLQFFCAKNRSECRGGGSAQVTMTPNLMAVLKQVNVHVNRSIRPKVDTADLWNLNPTEGDCEDYVLTKRSMLIRNGVSAGSLRIAYTHTRRGEPHAVLVVKTSQGDYVLDNLSNSVKTLRASGYNIRSMSNANPTSWSAG; encoded by the coding sequence ATGAACACCAAGTTTTCCATGAAGATTGCGGGCTTTGCTCTCGTTATCGCCATGAGTTCCGTCGGTGGGGCCGCGGCCTACACCAGTCAGGTGACGATCGGGGATCTTCGTCCCCCCGTGCAAGTGGCCGCGATTACGCCGCTCTCGCTTCAGTTCTTCTGCGCCAAGAACCGCAGCGAGTGCCGCGGTGGCGGCAGCGCCCAGGTGACCATGACGCCGAACCTGATGGCAGTGCTCAAGCAGGTCAATGTCCATGTCAATCGCTCGATCCGCCCGAAGGTGGATACGGCCGATCTGTGGAACCTCAATCCAACGGAAGGCGATTGCGAGGATTATGTGTTGACCAAGCGCAGCATGCTGATCCGAAACGGAGTTTCCGCCGGCTCGCTTCGTATCGCCTATACCCATACCCGTCGTGGTGAGCCGCATGCGGTTCTGGTGGTCAAGACCAGCCAGGGCGACTATGTGCTCGACAATCTCAGCAACTCGGTCAAGACCCTGCGGGCTTCGGGCTACAACATCCGTTCGATGTCCAACGCGAACCCCACCAGTTGGTCGGCCGGTTAG
- a CDS encoding nitroreductase family protein: MPQNQSVIDYLLSRRSVGPAFLREPGPSAEQLRTMLTIATRVPDHGKMAPWRLVIFEGEARLAAGEALAAIARRNNPDLDEESLDVERQRFLPAPLTVGVVSAPQPNPKVPEFEQLLSAGNVALNLVHAAHAMGFAASWITRWFTFDPEAAAVLGAGPGQRFVGFVHIGSPIIVPEERPRPDLDDVVRRWRAEGS, encoded by the coding sequence ATGCCACAAAACCAGTCCGTCATCGACTATCTCCTGTCCCGCCGCTCCGTCGGTCCGGCATTCCTGCGAGAGCCTGGTCCAAGTGCCGAACAGCTCCGCACCATGCTGACCATTGCCACGCGAGTGCCCGACCACGGCAAAATGGCACCGTGGCGTCTGGTCATATTCGAGGGCGAAGCGCGTCTTGCGGCGGGAGAAGCCCTGGCGGCCATCGCGAGGCGGAACAATCCCGACCTCGACGAGGAGAGCCTGGATGTCGAGCGACAACGTTTCCTGCCAGCGCCACTGACGGTTGGAGTTGTCTCTGCGCCGCAGCCCAATCCCAAGGTACCCGAATTTGAACAACTGCTTTCGGCAGGCAATGTGGCGCTCAACCTCGTTCACGCTGCCCACGCAATGGGTTTTGCCGCATCCTGGATAACACGCTGGTTCACATTCGATCCTGAAGCGGCTGCGGTACTCGGAGCAGGACCGGGTCAGCGCTTTGTGGGCTTTGTCCATATAGGCAGCCCAATCATCGTGCCGGAGGAACGCCCGCGCCCTGACCTTGACGATGTGGTCCGACGTTGGCGCGCGGAGGGTAGTTAA
- a CDS encoding DUF2336 domain-containing protein, with the protein MIGYAAFSELSLSNDSDERGHAAHLAALAYLGHDGSADEQAALYAALIGFLDDTSVKVRAALAYGLLHSDRAPRPVMLALLQDSAVISRAVLQYSPVLIDADLMPVVAQGEASALAAISQRARISPRLVSALLARGERGLVLRVLRRPEVAVSASSLESLSHHWADDAEMRGALLDRADLPGTVRLALVRKVAASLSACRMVRGALAPERLERLVRDGSEGALTAIGEAEAPDRRAGFVSLLVAENEIHTRLLLHAVVSGRVVFFGACLAGLAETSEHKVFSLLESGSSAALSALFDRCGMPGACGRLLVRLVMLARSTDLADDVAARHYVVTTLTEELITEYDGEIPEALEEAFCYLNEQNIALARMAARGVMASFARTVESSRRLPLPGPDEQMQLSVA; encoded by the coding sequence ATGATCGGTTACGCGGCGTTTTCAGAACTATCGCTGTCCAATGATAGTGATGAGCGTGGTCATGCCGCGCACCTGGCTGCCTTGGCCTATCTGGGACATGACGGATCCGCTGATGAACAGGCAGCGCTTTACGCCGCACTTATCGGCTTCCTCGACGACACCTCCGTCAAGGTAAGGGCGGCGCTCGCTTACGGTTTGCTTCATTCAGACAGGGCGCCCCGGCCGGTCATGCTGGCGCTGCTGCAGGATAGTGCGGTCATTTCACGCGCCGTGCTGCAGTATTCGCCCGTCCTGATAGACGCTGATCTCATGCCGGTTGTTGCCCAGGGGGAGGCGTCTGCCCTTGCCGCCATTTCGCAGCGCGCCCGGATCAGCCCGAGGCTGGTCTCGGCGCTGCTCGCTCGGGGGGAGCGTGGCCTTGTCCTTCGCGTTTTGCGGCGTCCCGAAGTCGCTGTATCCGCTTCATCACTGGAATCACTGTCTCACCATTGGGCAGACGATGCCGAGATGCGCGGCGCCTTACTCGACCGGGCCGATCTTCCCGGGACGGTACGCCTGGCTCTGGTGCGCAAGGTGGCCGCTAGCCTGAGTGCGTGCAGAATGGTTCGGGGAGCTCTGGCCCCTGAGCGACTTGAGCGGTTGGTGCGGGACGGCAGTGAGGGGGCCCTGACGGCCATCGGCGAGGCTGAAGCGCCAGACCGAAGGGCCGGGTTTGTAAGCCTTCTGGTTGCCGAGAACGAAATTCATACTCGGCTGCTGCTGCATGCGGTCGTCTCCGGGCGCGTTGTCTTTTTTGGTGCCTGCCTGGCTGGCCTGGCAGAAACCAGCGAACACAAGGTCTTCTCCCTGCTCGAGAGCGGCAGTTCAGCCGCCCTGAGCGCCCTATTCGACCGGTGTGGCATGCCTGGTGCGTGCGGACGGTTGCTGGTGCGCCTGGTGATGCTCGCACGTTCAACGGATCTGGCTGACGATGTCGCGGCCCGCCACTATGTTGTCACCACTCTGACAGAAGAGCTGATCACCGAATATGACGGGGAGATCCCCGAGGCCCTCGAGGAGGCTTTCTGCTACCTCAACGAGCAGAACATTGCCCTGGCTCGAATGGCGGCGCGCGGCGTGATGGCCAGTTTCGCGCGGACGGTGGAGTCGAGCCGCAGGCTGCCGCTTCCTGGCCCAGACGAACAAATGCAACTGTCCGTCGCCTGA
- a CDS encoding mannose-1-phosphate guanylyltransferase/mannose-6-phosphate isomerase, with protein MKPIIPVILAGGQGTRLWPKSRSARPKQFIDLIGETSLFQQTLERVRDAGRYGRPIVITNAEYRFLVAEQAQERGIELGAILLEPVARNTAAAIAASARVALGQDEDAIIHVLPSDHLIPASADYFGAVDNAALAAREGHLVTFGITPEHPETGYGYIAVGEPIGHGAHKVAAFVEKPDAQKAERMLEQGGFTWNSGMFMLPAKIFLAECERLAPEVFVAAKAAVTEAKRDLDFIRLDEANFASSPSISVDYAIFERTDKAAVLPVSFVWSDLGAWDAVWKGHSRDASGNAAAGPVTLSNATNSLVMTEHAHVVLDGLDDVAVIATEDAVFVGRLSQAQNVGAIARSLRANVETRALTETHKTSYRPWGGYSSVLMGDRFQVKKLFVKPGKKLSLQKHHHRSEHWVVVRGTAEVTVDGKVSMLAENESIYLPLGCTHRLANPGKIELELIEVQTGSYLGEDDIIRIEDEFGRS; from the coding sequence TTGAAACCCATCATTCCAGTCATCCTGGCCGGTGGCCAGGGCACGCGTCTCTGGCCCAAATCGCGCTCGGCGCGGCCCAAGCAGTTCATCGACCTGATCGGTGAAACCAGTCTCTTCCAGCAGACCCTGGAACGGGTCAGGGACGCAGGCCGCTACGGCCGGCCCATCGTCATCACCAATGCCGAATACCGCTTCCTCGTTGCAGAACAGGCGCAGGAGCGCGGCATCGAGCTGGGCGCCATCCTGCTTGAACCGGTAGCGCGCAACACGGCAGCAGCGATTGCCGCATCGGCACGGGTTGCCCTTGGCCAGGATGAAGATGCCATCATTCATGTCCTGCCATCGGACCATCTGATCCCGGCAAGCGCGGACTATTTCGGCGCTGTCGATAACGCCGCACTTGCAGCGCGAGAAGGGCATCTGGTCACCTTCGGCATCACCCCCGAACACCCCGAAACAGGCTATGGCTATATCGCCGTCGGCGAGCCAATCGGGCACGGCGCGCACAAGGTCGCGGCCTTTGTCGAAAAGCCTGACGCGCAGAAGGCGGAACGCATGCTCGAACAGGGCGGGTTCACATGGAACTCGGGCATGTTCATGCTGCCGGCAAAGATCTTCCTGGCCGAATGCGAAAGGCTTGCACCTGAGGTTTTCGTAGCGGCAAAGGCGGCGGTGACGGAGGCCAAGAGGGACCTGGATTTCATTCGCCTTGATGAAGCAAACTTTGCGTCTTCCCCCAGCATCTCGGTGGACTACGCCATTTTCGAGCGTACCGACAAGGCCGCCGTGCTGCCCGTGTCATTCGTCTGGTCCGACCTGGGCGCCTGGGATGCGGTCTGGAAGGGCCATAGCCGGGACGCGAGCGGGAATGCCGCCGCGGGGCCGGTAACTCTGTCCAACGCCACCAACTCCCTTGTCATGACTGAACATGCCCATGTCGTGCTTGACGGTCTTGACGACGTGGCGGTCATTGCCACTGAAGACGCTGTGTTTGTCGGGCGTTTGAGCCAGGCACAGAATGTTGGCGCTATCGCCAGGTCGCTCAGGGCCAATGTGGAAACGCGTGCCCTGACGGAAACGCACAAGACGTCGTACCGGCCCTGGGGCGGTTATTCCTCGGTGCTCATGGGGGATCGCTTCCAGGTCAAGAAGCTCTTCGTCAAGCCCGGCAAGAAGCTGAGCCTTCAGAAACATCACCATCGGTCCGAACATTGGGTGGTAGTGCGCGGCACCGCGGAGGTGACAGTGGATGGGAAGGTGAGCATGCTGGCGGAAAACGAGTCCATCTACCTGCCTTTGGGATGCACACACCGCCTCGCCAATCCAGGAAAGATCGAGCTCGAACTGATTGAAGTCCAGACCGGTTCTTATCTGGGCGAAGACGATATCATCCGCATCGAGGACGAGTTCGGCCGGAGCTGA
- a CDS encoding exopolysaccharide biosynthesis polyprenyl glycosylphosphotransferase: MDSLFQSETGADLAPQHARFSGAAHPVAFVTTDHEVKKHLVSRHSGLAVRWDVTEMENSLGRRLNLAAKRAMDIVGALVGLVLLGPLMIIVALAIKATSPGPVLFKQKREGINGRIFEAYKFRSMGAEIGDATGVSQTLSNDPRVTSVGRFIRKTSIDELPQLFNVLRGDMSLVGPRPHVPGMMAAGRLYKELVPYYDRRLQMLPGITGWAQVNGLRGSTRDPHKARERVDHDLAYIQNFSVWLDVKIIALTIVREFVTGNGD; the protein is encoded by the coding sequence ATGGATAGTTTGTTTCAGTCGGAAACTGGGGCCGATCTGGCCCCGCAACACGCGCGTTTTTCAGGCGCGGCTCACCCCGTTGCGTTCGTCACCACGGACCACGAGGTCAAAAAGCACCTCGTCTCGCGACATTCCGGCCTCGCCGTGCGCTGGGATGTGACGGAAATGGAGAACTCGCTCGGTCGTCGACTGAACCTGGCCGCAAAGCGCGCAATGGACATTGTCGGGGCCCTGGTTGGCCTGGTGCTGCTGGGTCCGTTGATGATCATCGTCGCTCTTGCCATCAAGGCCACCAGTCCCGGGCCAGTCCTCTTCAAGCAGAAGCGGGAAGGCATCAACGGGCGGATCTTTGAGGCCTACAAATTTCGGTCCATGGGGGCGGAGATCGGCGATGCCACAGGCGTGTCGCAGACGCTTTCGAACGATCCTCGGGTGACATCGGTCGGTCGGTTCATCCGCAAGACCAGCATCGATGAACTGCCACAGTTGTTCAATGTGCTAAGGGGCGACATGTCGCTGGTTGGACCGCGGCCACATGTGCCGGGCATGATGGCCGCCGGTCGTCTCTACAAGGAGCTTGTGCCATACTACGACCGTCGCCTGCAGATGCTTCCCGGGATCACCGGATGGGCACAGGTCAATGGACTGCGCGGGTCAACCCGCGACCCGCACAAGGCGCGGGAGCGTGTCGATCACGACTTGGCCTACATCCAGAACTTCTCTGTCTGGCTCGACGTCAAGATCATCGCTCTGACGATCGTTCGCGAGTTCGTCACCGGGAACGGCGACTGA
- a CDS encoding response regulator transcription factor: MTRVLYVEDEALLAISMETVLLDAGYIVALAHDGEEGVARAVSFLPEVIVTDYMMPRMDGPSMLKELESRGLKVPVVLTTAVPEQDITDDVRSQFDVYLPKPFSERDLLAAVNGLLA; this comes from the coding sequence ATGACCAGAGTATTGTATGTTGAGGACGAGGCCCTGCTCGCGATCTCCATGGAAACCGTGTTGTTGGACGCCGGCTACATCGTCGCGCTCGCCCATGATGGAGAAGAGGGAGTTGCCCGAGCGGTCAGCTTCTTACCTGAGGTCATCGTCACCGATTACATGATGCCTCGGATGGACGGCCCCTCTATGCTGAAGGAACTTGAGAGCCGGGGTCTCAAGGTACCGGTGGTTCTCACCACCGCAGTCCCCGAACAGGATATCACAGACGATGTCCGCAGCCAGTTTGACGTCTATTTGCCGAAACCGTTCAGCGAGCGAGACCTTCTTGCCGCGGTGAATGGCCTATTGGCGTAG
- a CDS encoding winged helix-turn-helix domain-containing protein, whose translation MVQTFRFEQFVIDLDQRQLRHGGSVVSLNSRYFDVLVLLLSKHGQLITKDHFFETVWGDVVVGDEALTQCIKTLRRVLGDDVRQPRFIETVPKHGYRFIAPVSDFEARSGDAEVPQQRPQAPQGLPLALRTSLSGMAGGAGAGLAGGLIYGYAVALARNTPATGAVLVLIAVVALCMLVGALGALFVSLGLALGSRDCRRWQAVTGATAGGLVVGGLANLIGNDAFALVLGVVPDRLTGAWEGAALGGAIGLALSFGGSPDRQVGRTALACALASVLVVSGGGQMMAGTLDDLAAALLASDLSLGRLRSFVPLARLPPPTELVLAAVEGMIFGAGIATGLCVLNKCSHFTKPSPVHHAGAAARAVGLPHRVSWRIILANDMQTSWLGRHRWRIARWLAAALLLLLPFLALQFSQEMNWGAEDFIWLAAMLVGLGLTFEVALTWSANFFYRAGLVMALGTSFLLIWVSLAVGIIGSETNSLNLLYFAMLGGGALVAAHARFTPKGMVRALLVLAAGQIAVGAVALVVGTGTIQAPAILRLIVATGLFTLLWLAAADLFRRATEDHAGFS comes from the coding sequence ATGGTTCAGACCTTCAGATTTGAGCAGTTTGTGATCGACCTTGACCAACGCCAGCTGCGGCATGGCGGCAGCGTGGTCAGTCTCAATTCACGCTATTTCGACGTGCTGGTGTTGCTGCTGAGCAAACACGGACAATTGATCACCAAGGACCACTTCTTTGAAACGGTGTGGGGCGATGTTGTGGTTGGCGACGAAGCGCTGACCCAGTGCATAAAGACACTTCGGCGCGTGCTGGGCGATGATGTCCGCCAGCCGCGCTTCATCGAGACCGTTCCCAAGCATGGCTATCGCTTCATAGCTCCGGTCTCAGATTTCGAGGCCAGGAGCGGCGATGCTGAGGTGCCCCAACAGCGACCTCAGGCGCCACAAGGCCTGCCGCTGGCGCTGAGGACGTCATTGTCGGGAATGGCGGGCGGGGCAGGCGCGGGTCTGGCGGGTGGGCTGATCTACGGCTACGCCGTCGCCCTTGCGCGGAACACACCTGCGACCGGGGCTGTGCTGGTCCTTATTGCAGTGGTCGCGCTTTGCATGCTTGTCGGGGCGCTGGGGGCCCTGTTTGTCAGCCTCGGGCTGGCGCTTGGTAGCAGAGACTGCCGTAGATGGCAGGCGGTGACGGGCGCGACCGCGGGCGGCCTTGTGGTGGGTGGGCTCGCGAACCTCATTGGAAATGACGCCTTCGCGCTGGTTCTGGGCGTGGTACCGGATAGGCTAACCGGTGCATGGGAGGGGGCCGCATTGGGTGGCGCCATCGGTCTGGCACTAAGCTTCGGCGGGTCGCCTGACCGTCAAGTTGGCCGCACGGCACTGGCCTGTGCCCTGGCGTCGGTGTTGGTTGTTTCTGGCGGGGGCCAGATGATGGCGGGCACTCTCGATGATCTCGCGGCCGCACTCCTCGCCTCAGACCTGTCTCTGGGCCGGCTGCGCTCCTTCGTGCCGCTCGCCCGCCTGCCGCCCCCGACCGAACTTGTGCTTGCCGCGGTAGAAGGCATGATATTCGGCGCCGGTATTGCGACCGGGCTGTGCGTCCTCAATAAATGCAGCCATTTCACGAAACCCTCACCTGTCCATCATGCAGGCGCCGCCGCACGCGCGGTAGGCCTGCCGCATAGGGTTTCATGGAGGATTATCTTGGCAAACGATATGCAGACAAGCTGGCTTGGACGACACCGGTGGCGGATTGCCCGCTGGCTGGCAGCGGCGCTGTTGCTGCTGCTGCCGTTCCTGGCCCTGCAGTTTTCCCAAGAAATGAACTGGGGCGCGGAGGACTTCATTTGGCTCGCTGCCATGTTGGTGGGCTTGGGATTGACGTTTGAAGTCGCGCTCACATGGAGCGCCAACTTCTTCTACCGCGCGGGGCTGGTGATGGCGCTAGGAACCAGCTTCCTTCTGATCTGGGTGAGTTTGGCAGTTGGCATTATCGGCAGCGAGACCAACAGCTTGAATCTTCTCTATTTCGCCATGCTGGGCGGGGGCGCGCTGGTTGCAGCCCATGCCCGGTTTACGCCCAAGGGCATGGTGCGGGCATTGTTGGTCCTGGCGGCAGGCCAAATCGCTGTGGGCGCAGTCGCCCTGGTGGTAGGGACGGGAACAATCCAGGCTCCCGCCATCCTGCGCCTGATCGTTGCGACCGGTCTTTTTACCTTGTTATGGCTTGCAGCGGCGGATCTGTTTCGGCGCGCTACCGAAGACCACGCCGGCTTCTCCTGA
- a CDS encoding sensor histidine kinase, whose translation MADRRATHLNLRLRLLVLAVLGLLPAFAIILIDQFNTRSQSIADAEAYSLRMTEIVLGEVIRGMTGAATLMIGMRHSSELQDPDDCEQYLTGIRLDIPSLVDLAIANTRGTILCHSGASSLPAVAAGIDKLMNAATAEGLQVGTYTPTPGGAALPMAMAVPSLSGSETRYIYLNVILTELERLVESAVPGTTGATIVADREGTVLFRLPTGALKPGDRLPEALAALAQESEPATTRAPGGNGTMLIVGYRPVTGAPPIAVFFGLEENQVLAPLDRAALLNTLVACLGATLAVLLAWSVGRRWVEQPVERLSKAVWARRTGDKSARTNYEDDGTEFGRIGSSIDLLFDELDDREQGQALAEEQRDLNAREVQHRVKNLLAVIQVIAKQTFTGTADLPEVRAFEGRIAAIVRANTSLLAREGEAGDIAEIAATSLKPFVGANVERIKFAGPAMRVSPKVSMALSMALYELATNAVKYGALSVPGGQIHLSWSQEADRFRLIWRERHGPRVQNPDHAGFGTMMVKRVLAAETFGNVDLAFHEDGLEYILDCPLDRVVSPETVARS comes from the coding sequence TTGGCAGACCGGCGGGCAACGCATCTCAACCTTCGGCTGCGCTTGCTGGTGCTTGCGGTTCTGGGCCTGCTTCCGGCCTTCGCGATCATTTTGATCGATCAGTTCAACACCCGCTCGCAAAGCATAGCGGACGCCGAAGCTTATTCCTTACGCATGACCGAAATCGTGCTTGGCGAAGTGATCCGCGGAATGACCGGCGCGGCGACCCTCATGATCGGAATGCGCCACTCCAGCGAACTGCAGGATCCCGATGACTGCGAGCAGTATCTGACTGGCATTCGGCTGGACATACCCTCTTTAGTAGACCTGGCAATAGCCAACACGCGGGGAACCATACTCTGCCATTCAGGCGCTTCTAGTCTGCCAGCGGTGGCGGCGGGAATAGACAAGCTCATGAACGCCGCGACGGCAGAGGGACTGCAGGTCGGAACCTACACGCCAACACCAGGGGGCGCGGCCTTGCCCATGGCAATGGCGGTGCCGAGCCTCTCGGGGAGTGAGACCAGATACATTTATCTCAACGTAATTTTGACCGAGCTGGAACGCTTGGTCGAGAGTGCGGTGCCGGGAACGACCGGAGCAACCATCGTGGCAGACCGCGAGGGTACCGTGCTGTTTCGGCTTCCGACAGGGGCTCTGAAGCCGGGCGACCGCCTCCCGGAAGCCCTCGCAGCGCTGGCGCAGGAAAGTGAACCGGCGACGACGCGCGCACCGGGAGGGAATGGCACCATGCTGATCGTCGGGTATCGGCCCGTGACTGGTGCTCCCCCGATAGCGGTATTCTTCGGGTTGGAAGAGAACCAGGTGTTGGCCCCGCTCGATCGTGCGGCGCTATTGAACACCCTGGTGGCGTGTCTGGGGGCGACGCTCGCGGTCCTTCTGGCTTGGTCGGTTGGTCGTCGGTGGGTCGAGCAACCTGTCGAGCGCCTGAGTAAGGCTGTCTGGGCAAGGCGCACAGGCGACAAGAGTGCCCGGACGAACTATGAAGACGACGGCACCGAGTTCGGCCGCATCGGCAGCTCCATCGATCTCTTGTTCGACGAACTTGACGATCGGGAACAAGGCCAGGCGCTGGCTGAAGAGCAACGCGACCTCAATGCGAGAGAGGTTCAGCACCGGGTCAAGAACCTTCTGGCAGTCATCCAGGTGATCGCCAAACAGACCTTCACCGGCACCGCCGATCTCCCCGAGGTTCGAGCTTTCGAAGGCCGCATCGCTGCCATAGTGCGCGCCAATACCTCGCTTCTGGCGCGCGAGGGGGAGGCAGGCGACATCGCCGAGATTGCGGCGACGTCGCTCAAACCATTCGTGGGTGCGAATGTGGAGCGCATCAAATTTGCGGGACCGGCGATGCGGGTTTCCCCGAAGGTGAGCATGGCTCTGTCAATGGCCCTTTACGAACTGGCGACCAACGCCGTCAAATATGGCGCATTGAGCGTCCCGGGGGGCCAGATCCACCTTTCTTGGTCCCAGGAAGCAGACCGGTTCAGGTTGATCTGGCGCGAACGCCATGGGCCGCGGGTGCAGAATCCTGATCATGCCGGGTTCGGCACGATGATGGTGAAGCGCGTGCTCGCCGCGGAGACCTTTGGCAACGTTGACCTCGCCTTTCATGAAGATGGGCTGGAATATATACTCGATTGCCCGCTAGATCGCGTGGTCAGTCCGGAGACCGTAGCCAGGTCTTGA
- a CDS encoding NAD kinase has product MSKICVITNETDAAEQAAARLRDRYGVTPMEEADFVVALGGDGLMLQTLHKVMGTEKPVYGMNFGSVGFMMNNFSEENLPDRLLASQRTRIYPLSMQVLDVSGRERTALAINEVSLFRSTYQAAKLQILVDNEVRLDELICDGALLATPAGSTAYNLSAHGPILPIEAPLLALTPISPFRPRRWRGAILSNRAVVRFVTLEAAKRPVSAVADNVEFQNVLEVTVREDRTHGVTLLFDPGTSLEERVLSEQFRF; this is encoded by the coding sequence ATGAGCAAGATCTGCGTCATCACCAACGAGACGGACGCCGCCGAGCAGGCGGCCGCCCGATTACGCGATCGATACGGCGTCACTCCCATGGAAGAAGCCGATTTCGTCGTGGCACTCGGTGGCGATGGGCTGATGCTGCAGACGCTGCACAAGGTCATGGGCACCGAAAAGCCCGTCTATGGCATGAATTTCGGCTCGGTCGGGTTCATGATGAACAATTTCAGCGAAGAGAACCTGCCAGATCGGCTCCTGGCCAGCCAACGCACACGCATCTATCCTCTGTCCATGCAGGTACTAGACGTATCGGGGCGTGAGCGGACGGCGTTGGCTATCAATGAGGTGTCGCTGTTCCGATCGACCTACCAGGCGGCCAAGCTGCAGATCCTGGTGGACAACGAGGTGCGCCTGGACGAGTTAATCTGCGACGGTGCACTGCTCGCAACGCCTGCAGGCTCGACGGCGTACAACCTTTCCGCCCACGGCCCGATCCTCCCCATCGAGGCACCGCTTCTGGCTCTGACACCGATCTCCCCCTTCCGGCCGCGCCGGTGGCGGGGAGCAATTCTCTCCAACCGGGCTGTGGTCAGGTTCGTAACGCTTGAAGCCGCCAAAAGGCCGGTGAGTGCGGTCGCAGACAACGTCGAATTTCAGAACGTCCTCGAGGTTACCGTGCGGGAGGATCGGACGCATGGCGTGACGTTGCTATTTGATCCAGGCACCAGCCTTGAAGAACGCGTCCTGAGCGAACAGTTCCGTTTTTGA